In the genome of Triticum urartu cultivar G1812 chromosome 5, Tu2.1, whole genome shotgun sequence, one region contains:
- the LOC125511062 gene encoding anthocyanidin 5,3-O-glucosyltransferase-like, protein MTAQNGHGDLAKKPVVVIYAPPGMAGHLVPTVELGKLLLAQGLQVTVLLGGGDTSFLDGVAAANLEMSFHCLPPAALAPDVAAACSSSFEARVFELARASNPDLRDFLRSARPAALLIDFFCSAALDVGAELAVPTYFFLTTCIASVAFCLYQPVIHEGTTLSFRDMGGDPVHSPGLPPIPADHLAAAVMDRESLSNKHFLELSQWMCDSRGVIVNSCLSLEPRAAKAIVSGLCTPAGLPTPPLYCIGPLIKPDEKTGTTKRHECLAWLDGQPEASVVFLCFGSMGRFSAEQVKEMAAGLEASGQRFLWVVRRPPPPGAERRPPADGDDDGLDLDALFPEGFLKRTKDRGLVITSWAPQRQVLAHVAIGGFVTHCGWNSVLEAVAAGVPMLAWPLYAEQRMNRVFLVEEMRLAVPMEGYDKKMVESSEVAAKVRWLIESDGGRELRQRTRAAMRLTEEALGDGGESRAALADLARQWKKSAAADDG, encoded by the coding sequence ATGACGGCCCAGAATGGCCACGGCGACCTCGCAAAGAAGCCGGTCGTCGTCATCTACGCGCCGCCGGGGATGGCCGGCCACCTGGTCCCCACGGTGGAGCTCGGCAAGCTGCTCCTGGCGCAGGGCCTCCAGGTCACCGTCCTCCTCGGCGGGGGTGACACGTCGTTCCTCGATGGCGTCGCCGCCGCCAACCTGGAGATGTCCTTCCACTGCCTGCCCCCGGCCGCGCTCGCCCCCGACGTGGCCGCTGCCTGCAGCAGCAGCTTCGAGGCCAGGGTCTTCGAGCTCGCGCGCGCCTCCAACCCGGACCTGCGCGACTTCCTCCGCTCCGCCCGCCCGGCCGCCCTCCTCATCGACTTCTTCTGCAGCGCTGCGCTGGACGTCGGCGCCGAGCTCGCCGTCCCCACCTACTTCTTCCTCACCACCTGCATCGCCAGCGTCGCCTTTTGTCTCTACCAGCCGGTCATCCACGAGGGGACCACCCTCAGCTTCCGGGACATGGGCGGCGACCCCGTACACTCCCCGGGACTGCCGCCGATCCCGGCGGATCACCTCGCCGCGGCCGTCATGGATCGCGAGAGCCTGAGCAACAAACACTTCTTGGAGCTGTCCCAATGGATGTGCGACTCACGGGGTGTCATCGTCAACAGCTGCCTCTCCTTGGAGCCGCGCGCCGCCAAGGCCATCGTCTCCGGCCTCTGCACTCCGGCCGGGCTTCCAACGCCGCCGCTGTACTGCATCGGGCCGCTGATAAAGCCCGACGAGAAGACCGGGACGACGAAGCGCCACGAGTGCCTCGCGTGGCTCGACGGCCAGCCCGAGGCCAGCGTGGTGTTCCTCTGCTTCGGCAGCATGGGCCGGTTCAGCGCGGAGCAGGTCAAGGAGATGGCGGCGGGGCTGGAGGCGAGCGGGCAGCGGTTCCTGTGGGTCGTGCGGCGCCCGCCCCCGCCAGGCGCCGAGCGCCGGCCGCCGGccgacggcgacgacgacggccTCGACTTAGACGCGCTGTTCCCAGAAGGCTTCCTGAAGCGGACCAAGGACAGGGGGCTGGTGATCACGTCCTGGGCGCCGCAGCGGCAGGTTCTGGCGCACGTCGCAATCGGCGGCTTCGTGACGCACTGCGGCTGGAACTCGGTGCTGGAAGCCGTCGCGGCGGGCGTGCCGATGCTGGCGTGGCCGCTCTACGCGGAGCAGCGCATGAACAGAGTATTCCTCGTCGAGGAGATGCGGCTGGCCGTGCCCATGGAAGGGTACGACAAGAAGATGGTCGAGTCCAGCGAGGTGGCGGCGAAGGTGCGGTGGCTGATCGAGTCGGACGGCGGGAGGGAGCTCCGGCAGCGGACGCGCGCGGCCATGCGGCTGACGGAGGAGGCGCTGGGCGACGGCGGGGAGTCGAGGGCCGCGCTGGCGGATCTCGCCAGGCAATGGAAGAAAagcgccgccgccgacgacggCTGA